From one Bradyrhizobium sp. Ash2021 genomic stretch:
- a CDS encoding AEC family transporter, with product MADILNLALPYFGLIFIGFACGKAKGLPESGLAWMNFFLLYVSLPALLFGIMSKTPFAELNNPPFLIATTLGTMSAFVLAMVVGRVVGELSLRKATIAGLSGAYGNIGYMGPGLALAVLGAKAAAPTALIFCCDSIFLFSIVPLLIELTNREHPSLLHAFGVVARQIALNPLIMSACAGALAAALHLQFPVAIDKTLLFLQNAAAPTALFVLGVTVALRPFNYVPWEVPGVIAIKLLLHPLVVFGLMLLLGPFPQPWAATAVLMASLPPALNVFVIARQNETWVEPASVAVLIGTFASVVTLTSVMWFIQSGRLMFP from the coding sequence ATGGCTGACATTCTCAATCTGGCGCTGCCCTATTTCGGCTTGATCTTCATCGGTTTTGCCTGCGGGAAGGCCAAAGGGCTGCCTGAATCGGGCCTCGCCTGGATGAACTTCTTCCTGCTCTATGTTTCGCTGCCGGCGCTCCTGTTCGGCATCATGTCGAAGACCCCGTTCGCGGAACTCAACAACCCGCCATTCCTGATCGCGACCACGCTCGGAACCATGAGCGCCTTCGTGCTGGCCATGGTCGTGGGCCGGGTCGTTGGAGAACTGTCGCTGCGCAAGGCCACCATCGCAGGGCTTTCGGGCGCCTACGGCAATATCGGCTATATGGGCCCGGGCCTGGCGCTGGCCGTGCTCGGTGCCAAGGCGGCGGCGCCGACCGCGCTGATTTTCTGCTGCGACAGCATCTTCCTGTTTTCGATCGTGCCGCTGCTGATCGAGTTGACCAACCGCGAGCATCCCTCGCTGTTGCACGCATTCGGCGTCGTGGCGCGGCAGATTGCGCTCAATCCGCTGATCATGTCGGCCTGCGCCGGCGCGCTGGCTGCGGCGCTGCACCTTCAATTTCCGGTTGCGATCGACAAAACGCTGTTGTTTCTGCAAAACGCCGCGGCGCCGACGGCGCTGTTCGTGCTCGGCGTCACGGTGGCGCTGCGCCCGTTCAATTACGTGCCCTGGGAAGTGCCCGGCGTGATCGCGATCAAGCTGCTGCTCCATCCGCTCGTTGTGTTCGGACTGATGCTGCTGCTCGGTCCGTTCCCGCAACCTTGGGCGGCGACCGCCGTCCTGATGGCCTCATTGCCGCCGGCGCTGAACGTGTTCGTGATCGCCCGGCAGAACGAGACCTGGGTCGAGCCGGCGTCGGTCGCCGTGCTGATCGGGACGTTTGCGTCCGTCGTCACGCTGACCAGCGTGATGTGGTTCATTCAGAGCGGACGGCTGATGTTTCCTTGA
- a CDS encoding invasion associated locus B family protein produces MNFRILAAPIRPHGRVFALLAATAMSATLLGAAAQAQTPAPAPAAAPKAKAAPKAAPKAAAPAPAPAAQAAPPPAAAGAPPAAGQQPQDQQVQLIYAPWTKFCLKGQDAGAKQVCFTGKDGRIESGQPVIAAVIIEPEGEPKKILRVTLPLGMQLVHGTRVIVDNNPPAQSPYVICFANGCMSDYEVTPELLANMKKGQNLVVQAINSNGAPLTLPLPLAEFAKAYDGPPTDPKVFEETQKKLQEELQKRAEEQRKKLEAAQPAAGAPANPAAK; encoded by the coding sequence ATGAATTTCCGTATCTTGGCCGCGCCGATTCGGCCGCATGGGCGAGTTTTCGCCTTGTTGGCGGCGACTGCAATGTCCGCAACTTTGCTCGGCGCAGCGGCGCAGGCCCAAACCCCGGCTCCTGCTCCCGCGGCTGCGCCGAAGGCCAAGGCAGCTCCCAAAGCTGCACCCAAGGCCGCGGCCCCGGCGCCCGCACCGGCTGCCCAGGCTGCGCCGCCGCCGGCAGCCGCTGGCGCGCCCCCCGCAGCCGGCCAGCAGCCTCAGGATCAGCAGGTTCAGTTGATCTACGCGCCCTGGACCAAGTTCTGCCTCAAGGGCCAGGACGCCGGCGCCAAGCAGGTCTGCTTCACCGGCAAGGATGGCCGGATCGAGTCCGGCCAGCCGGTCATCGCCGCCGTCATCATCGAGCCGGAAGGCGAGCCGAAGAAGATCCTGCGCGTGACGCTGCCGCTCGGCATGCAGCTGGTTCATGGTACCCGCGTGATCGTCGACAACAATCCGCCGGCGCAGAGCCCCTATGTGATCTGCTTCGCCAACGGCTGCATGTCGGACTACGAAGTGACCCCGGAATTGCTGGCCAACATGAAGAAGGGCCAGAATCTGGTGGTTCAGGCCATCAACTCCAATGGCGCGCCGCTGACGCTGCCGCTGCCGCTGGCCGAGTTCGCCAAGGCCTATGATGGCCCGCCGACCGACCCGAAGGTGTTCGAGGAAACCCAGAAGAAGCTGCAGGAAGAGTTGCAGAAGCGGGCGGAAGAACAGCGCAAGAAGCTCGAGGCTGCCCAGCCTGCGGCCGGCGCTCCGGCCAATCCGGCCGCGAAGTAA
- a CDS encoding UbiH/UbiF family hydroxylase, whose amino-acid sequence MTDAPQVYDTAVIGGGPAGLTAAIALAETGAKTALLARRAPYADNRTTALLGASTDLLERLDVWRRCKDQAAALQTMRLVDDTGRLIRAPEVRFSSDEIDLDQFGFNIDNRSLMAALEQRAAELSGLTRFDDEAETIHPEHADVSIRTGRGESLAARLVIGADGRQSLSREAAGIAVKRRDLHQSALTFNIGHTHPHKNISTEFHTPHGPCVFVPLPGNRCSVVWVSAPKQAERLMALGDDELSDAAEKQSHSILGRVQVEPGRNVFPLAIESPRQFAKDRVALVGESAHVLPPIGAQGLNMGLRDAADIADIVGQAMSIGEDPGSPQVLARYQSARRTDVLSRTFTIDIANRSLLSDFLPIQSLRAAGLHLIGSIGPLRRLAMREGLAPSWRRVS is encoded by the coding sequence ATGACCGATGCACCGCAAGTTTATGACACAGCCGTGATTGGCGGCGGGCCGGCCGGACTGACCGCCGCCATTGCGCTGGCGGAGACCGGGGCGAAAACCGCCCTGCTCGCCCGCCGCGCGCCCTATGCCGACAATCGCACCACCGCACTGCTCGGCGCCTCCACCGACCTGCTCGAACGCCTGGACGTCTGGCGGCGCTGCAAGGATCAAGCCGCGGCGTTGCAGACCATGCGCCTCGTCGACGACACCGGCCGGCTGATCCGTGCACCGGAGGTGCGGTTTTCCTCCGATGAAATCGACCTCGATCAGTTCGGCTTTAACATCGACAACCGCTCACTGATGGCAGCACTGGAACAGCGCGCGGCCGAACTCTCCGGCCTGACGCGGTTTGACGACGAGGCGGAAACCATCCATCCGGAACACGCCGATGTTTCAATCCGGACCGGCCGGGGAGAATCGCTCGCCGCGCGGCTTGTGATCGGTGCGGACGGGCGGCAGTCGCTGTCCCGCGAGGCCGCCGGTATCGCGGTCAAGCGCCGCGACCTCCATCAGTCGGCGCTGACCTTCAATATCGGTCATACCCACCCGCACAAGAACATATCGACCGAGTTTCACACGCCGCACGGACCGTGCGTGTTCGTGCCGCTGCCTGGCAACCGCTGCAGCGTGGTTTGGGTTTCGGCGCCGAAGCAAGCCGAACGGCTGATGGCGCTCGGCGACGACGAATTATCTGACGCCGCCGAGAAGCAATCGCATTCCATTCTCGGCCGGGTTCAGGTCGAGCCCGGGCGGAATGTCTTTCCGCTTGCGATCGAGAGCCCCCGGCAATTCGCAAAAGATCGCGTCGCGCTGGTCGGTGAATCCGCCCATGTGCTGCCGCCGATCGGCGCGCAGGGCCTGAACATGGGACTGCGCGACGCCGCCGACATCGCCGATATCGTGGGCCAGGCGATGTCTATCGGAGAGGATCCCGGTTCGCCGCAGGTGCTGGCGCGCTACCAGTCCGCCCGCCGGACCGATGTGTTGAGCCGGACGTTTACGATCGATATTGCCAACCGCTCCTTGCTCAGCGATTTCCTTCCCATACAATCGCTGCGCGCCGCAGGCCTGCACCTGATCGGCTCGATCGGCCCGCTGCGGCGGCTTGCCATGCGCGAGGGGCTTGCGCCGTCATGGCGGCGCGTCAGCTAG
- the hspQ gene encoding heat shock protein HspQ — MIRARTAKFQIGQIVRHRVFSFRGVIFDIDPEFNNTEEWWLSIPEDVRPHKDQPFYHLLAENSESEYVAYVSEQNLLPDDSGEPIRHSQVAEIFVKDKSGGYRPRNPSLN, encoded by the coding sequence ATGATTAGAGCGCGCACCGCCAAATTTCAGATCGGTCAGATCGTCCGCCACCGGGTGTTTTCGTTCCGGGGCGTGATTTTCGACATCGATCCGGAATTCAACAATACCGAGGAATGGTGGTTGTCGATCCCCGAGGATGTCCGGCCGCACAAGGATCAGCCGTTCTATCATCTGCTCGCGGAGAATTCGGAATCGGAATACGTCGCCTACGTCTCCGAACAGAATCTGCTGCCCGACGATTCCGGCGAGCCGATCCGGCATTCCCAGGTCGCCGAGATTTTTGTGAAGGATAAATCGGGCGGCTACCGGCCACGCAATCCGTCATTGAACTGA